The Neodiprion fabricii isolate iyNeoFabr1 chromosome 4, iyNeoFabr1.1, whole genome shotgun sequence genome window below encodes:
- the LOC124179895 gene encoding elongation of very long chain fatty acids protein-like isoform X4, which yields MSGILEWYRDVMYNKNDPRTSEWFLISGPGPIVTIVVTYIYFSVWAGPKYMRDKKPYSLKSLLLVYNFTQVLASIYLVYEGLMSGWLYNYSYTCQPVDYSESPEAMRMARAVYLYFICKLVELLDTVFFVLRKKQRQISFLHVYHHAMMPMCGWIGVRFVAGGHPTLLGVINSFIHIIMYSYYMLSAMGPEVQKYLWWKKHLTSMQIIQFCIIFVHNAQMMFNDCKFPKQLTVLLLLNASAFLYMFGSFYVKNYMKNVSSNPQKLAKNVNAVANGSSQALKAE from the exons ATGTCGGGAATATTGGAATGGTACCGGGACGTGATGTACAACAAGAATG ATCCGAGGACCAGCGAGTGGTTCCTGATATCCGGTCCAGGTCCGATAGTGACGATAGTGGTGACTTACATATACTTCAGCGTATGGGCGGGTCCCAAGTACATGAGGGACAAGAAACCATACTCGTTGAAGAGCCTGCTCCTCGTCTACAACTTCACCCAAGTACTAGCGAGCATCTACTTGGTCTACGAAGGCCTGATGTCCGGATGGCTTTACAACTACAGCTACACGTGTCAGCCTGTTGATTATTCAGAAAGCCCAGAAGCTATGCGG ATGGCGAGAGCGGTGTACCTCTACTTCATCTGCAAGCTTGTCGAGCTTCTGGACACCGTGTTCTTCGTTCTGCGAAAGAAGCAGCGACAAATATCGTTCCTCCACGTTTATCACCACGCCATGATGCCGATGTGCGGATGGATCGGCGTCCGTTTCGTGGCCGGTGGGCACCCGACGCTCCTCGGTGTGATAAACTCGTTCATCCACATAATCATGTACTCGTATTACATGCTCTCGGCGATGGGACCGGAAGTGCAAAAGTACCTCTGGTGGAAGAAGCACCTTACGTCGATGCAGATAATACAGTTCTGCATAATATTCGTCCACAACGCCCAGATGATGTTCAACGACTGTAAGTTCCCGAAGCAGCTCACCGTCCTTCTTCTCCTCAACGCCTCCGCCTTCCTCTACATGTTCGGCTCGTTCTACGTTAAAAACTACATGAAGAATGTCTCGTCCAACCCCCAGAAGCTCGCGAAAAACGTCAACGCCGTCGCCAACGGCTCGTCGCAAGCTCTGAAGGCCGAGTAA
- the LOC124179895 gene encoding elongation of very long chain fatty acids protein-like isoform X1 encodes MNEYKALIRGSADRNENDTMSGILEWYRDVMYNKNDPRTSEWFLISGPGPIVTIVVTYIYFSVWAGPKYMRDKKPYSLKSLLLVYNFTQVLASIYLVYEGLMSGWLYNYSYTCQPVDYSESPEAMRMARAVYLYFICKLVELLDTVFFVLRKKQRQISFLHVYHHAMMPMCGWIGVRFVAGGHPTLLGVINSFIHIIMYSYYMLSAMGPEVQKYLWWKKHLTSMQIIQFCIIFVHNAQMMFNDCKFPKQLTVLLLLNASAFLYMFGSFYVKNYMKNVSSNPQKLAKNVNAVANGSSQALKAE; translated from the exons ATGAACGAATACAAAGCG TTGATCCGGGGATCCGCCGATCGAAACGAGAACGACACGATGTCGGGAATATTGGAATGGTACCGGGACGTGATGTACAACAAGAATG ATCCGAGGACCAGCGAGTGGTTCCTGATATCCGGTCCAGGTCCGATAGTGACGATAGTGGTGACTTACATATACTTCAGCGTATGGGCGGGTCCCAAGTACATGAGGGACAAGAAACCATACTCGTTGAAGAGCCTGCTCCTCGTCTACAACTTCACCCAAGTACTAGCGAGCATCTACTTGGTCTACGAAGGCCTGATGTCCGGATGGCTTTACAACTACAGCTACACGTGTCAGCCTGTTGATTATTCAGAAAGCCCAGAAGCTATGCGG ATGGCGAGAGCGGTGTACCTCTACTTCATCTGCAAGCTTGTCGAGCTTCTGGACACCGTGTTCTTCGTTCTGCGAAAGAAGCAGCGACAAATATCGTTCCTCCACGTTTATCACCACGCCATGATGCCGATGTGCGGATGGATCGGCGTCCGTTTCGTGGCCGGTGGGCACCCGACGCTCCTCGGTGTGATAAACTCGTTCATCCACATAATCATGTACTCGTATTACATGCTCTCGGCGATGGGACCGGAAGTGCAAAAGTACCTCTGGTGGAAGAAGCACCTTACGTCGATGCAGATAATACAGTTCTGCATAATATTCGTCCACAACGCCCAGATGATGTTCAACGACTGTAAGTTCCCGAAGCAGCTCACCGTCCTTCTTCTCCTCAACGCCTCCGCCTTCCTCTACATGTTCGGCTCGTTCTACGTTAAAAACTACATGAAGAATGTCTCGTCCAACCCCCAGAAGCTCGCGAAAAACGTCAACGCCGTCGCCAACGGCTCGTCGCAAGCTCTGAAGGCCGAGTAA
- the LOC124179895 gene encoding elongation of very long chain fatty acids protein-like isoform X3, whose protein sequence is MLILIRGSADRNENDTMSGILEWYRDVMYNKNDPRTSEWFLISGPGPIVTIVVTYIYFSVWAGPKYMRDKKPYSLKSLLLVYNFTQVLASIYLVYEGLMSGWLYNYSYTCQPVDYSESPEAMRMARAVYLYFICKLVELLDTVFFVLRKKQRQISFLHVYHHAMMPMCGWIGVRFVAGGHPTLLGVINSFIHIIMYSYYMLSAMGPEVQKYLWWKKHLTSMQIIQFCIIFVHNAQMMFNDCKFPKQLTVLLLLNASAFLYMFGSFYVKNYMKNVSSNPQKLAKNVNAVANGSSQALKAE, encoded by the exons ATGTTAATT TTGATCCGGGGATCCGCCGATCGAAACGAGAACGACACGATGTCGGGAATATTGGAATGGTACCGGGACGTGATGTACAACAAGAATG ATCCGAGGACCAGCGAGTGGTTCCTGATATCCGGTCCAGGTCCGATAGTGACGATAGTGGTGACTTACATATACTTCAGCGTATGGGCGGGTCCCAAGTACATGAGGGACAAGAAACCATACTCGTTGAAGAGCCTGCTCCTCGTCTACAACTTCACCCAAGTACTAGCGAGCATCTACTTGGTCTACGAAGGCCTGATGTCCGGATGGCTTTACAACTACAGCTACACGTGTCAGCCTGTTGATTATTCAGAAAGCCCAGAAGCTATGCGG ATGGCGAGAGCGGTGTACCTCTACTTCATCTGCAAGCTTGTCGAGCTTCTGGACACCGTGTTCTTCGTTCTGCGAAAGAAGCAGCGACAAATATCGTTCCTCCACGTTTATCACCACGCCATGATGCCGATGTGCGGATGGATCGGCGTCCGTTTCGTGGCCGGTGGGCACCCGACGCTCCTCGGTGTGATAAACTCGTTCATCCACATAATCATGTACTCGTATTACATGCTCTCGGCGATGGGACCGGAAGTGCAAAAGTACCTCTGGTGGAAGAAGCACCTTACGTCGATGCAGATAATACAGTTCTGCATAATATTCGTCCACAACGCCCAGATGATGTTCAACGACTGTAAGTTCCCGAAGCAGCTCACCGTCCTTCTTCTCCTCAACGCCTCCGCCTTCCTCTACATGTTCGGCTCGTTCTACGTTAAAAACTACATGAAGAATGTCTCGTCCAACCCCCAGAAGCTCGCGAAAAACGTCAACGCCGTCGCCAACGGCTCGTCGCAAGCTCTGAAGGCCGAGTAA
- the LOC124179895 gene encoding elongation of very long chain fatty acids protein-like isoform X2, with product MEGLIRGSADRNENDTMSGILEWYRDVMYNKNDPRTSEWFLISGPGPIVTIVVTYIYFSVWAGPKYMRDKKPYSLKSLLLVYNFTQVLASIYLVYEGLMSGWLYNYSYTCQPVDYSESPEAMRMARAVYLYFICKLVELLDTVFFVLRKKQRQISFLHVYHHAMMPMCGWIGVRFVAGGHPTLLGVINSFIHIIMYSYYMLSAMGPEVQKYLWWKKHLTSMQIIQFCIIFVHNAQMMFNDCKFPKQLTVLLLLNASAFLYMFGSFYVKNYMKNVSSNPQKLAKNVNAVANGSSQALKAE from the exons ATGGAAGGG TTGATCCGGGGATCCGCCGATCGAAACGAGAACGACACGATGTCGGGAATATTGGAATGGTACCGGGACGTGATGTACAACAAGAATG ATCCGAGGACCAGCGAGTGGTTCCTGATATCCGGTCCAGGTCCGATAGTGACGATAGTGGTGACTTACATATACTTCAGCGTATGGGCGGGTCCCAAGTACATGAGGGACAAGAAACCATACTCGTTGAAGAGCCTGCTCCTCGTCTACAACTTCACCCAAGTACTAGCGAGCATCTACTTGGTCTACGAAGGCCTGATGTCCGGATGGCTTTACAACTACAGCTACACGTGTCAGCCTGTTGATTATTCAGAAAGCCCAGAAGCTATGCGG ATGGCGAGAGCGGTGTACCTCTACTTCATCTGCAAGCTTGTCGAGCTTCTGGACACCGTGTTCTTCGTTCTGCGAAAGAAGCAGCGACAAATATCGTTCCTCCACGTTTATCACCACGCCATGATGCCGATGTGCGGATGGATCGGCGTCCGTTTCGTGGCCGGTGGGCACCCGACGCTCCTCGGTGTGATAAACTCGTTCATCCACATAATCATGTACTCGTATTACATGCTCTCGGCGATGGGACCGGAAGTGCAAAAGTACCTCTGGTGGAAGAAGCACCTTACGTCGATGCAGATAATACAGTTCTGCATAATATTCGTCCACAACGCCCAGATGATGTTCAACGACTGTAAGTTCCCGAAGCAGCTCACCGTCCTTCTTCTCCTCAACGCCTCCGCCTTCCTCTACATGTTCGGCTCGTTCTACGTTAAAAACTACATGAAGAATGTCTCGTCCAACCCCCAGAAGCTCGCGAAAAACGTCAACGCCGTCGCCAACGGCTCGTCGCAAGCTCTGAAGGCCGAGTAA